The Micropterus dolomieu isolate WLL.071019.BEF.003 ecotype Adirondacks linkage group LG11, ASM2129224v1, whole genome shotgun sequence genomic interval GGTGTCACAGTCAACTGGATCTCTTTGGTTTGTGGTCAGAACGAGTCATCGTGGAGCATCGTGCTCAGCCATGATGAATAAAAGCGGCGTTGGCCTCAGGCGGCCGACAGATGAACGCAGCAGAAGGATTCAGAGACGGGAAACGGCAGCCGTTAGCCAGATGCTAACACGTTACCTTTAAACAGCCCCTTGATGCCGCCCATCTTCTTGACCATCTGGGCGAACTTGGTGTACTGAGTCAGCAGCTCCTGGACGTCTCTGGTGGCGACCCCGGACCCCCGGGCCACCCTCTGGATCCTGTTGGGCTGCTTACTGAACAGTTTGGCTCCGTCTTTACTGTCCAGCTCTGAGGAGGCAGACGGAGATCATGACCCAGTGAAACCAGTACAGGGAGGAGACTGATAATATTTAGCAGTAAGGATTGACACAGACGTTCTGGGGCTGCAGCTGATCAACGCTGTCAACTTATCTGATAACAAGCTCGCTGAGGTTAGCGAGCTTTAGCTTAGCATGCTGCTGATGTCAGTAGAGTGTTACCCTGGTCGTTCATGCTGTCCATGATGGTCATCAGTTTCTTCAGTCGGGCCATTGATTCCTGCTCGTTTCCTTTACTCATGAAGTCGGTACCGAAACCAGGAATCATCCCCTGAACGCAtcgcagacagaaacagaacagtTCATCAGTCGGCTACTTCAGGGTTTCAAACAACAACCAACAAGCTTCCTACAAACATGTAAACGTGTCTCGAGCCTCAAAACTCGGGACTTTAAATGTGTTCCAAGGTCACATGACTTAGGCCTTTGTATGTCATGTGACCGTCTAGTCTACAGGTGTGTTCACACAGAGAGTTTGATGCTGGATCACCTGTGTTTGTGATTGaggctgcgttcagactgcagatCAAAGGGACCCAAATCTGATTCTGTGACTCAGATCTTTCTGACAGCGTGAACAGGCCGAGTCACATGGAACCGCTTCCACATGTGGTCCAAATCTGAtccagatcggatctttttaaatgcgacctcagtctggactctcaggtcgcatttgatgcgactttgacgtcactgtagagcagctgttctgctgcagACGGAGCCGCGCTCAACGGAAAAGCTCCACAAAACGCCATAATTAAAGATGTGGCTCTCTTCGCCCTCTAACTCGCCGTCATCTGCTCagattccctttcttacacctgaaatccagcAGACCGGAGCTCTTCTGAGTTACATGCACGCTGCCTGTCTGAGCGGACGCAGTGGGgggagttgtggggcagttgcattgtccagcgccagaaaccgtaaagAAATGAACAGAAAGTCGTGACACtcgtcataattcgggagaaatgtgagcCACAAGaggacaatttaaaaaaaacggGAGTATTCCGCGAGCTAACCGGAGTTAACCTCTGTCGCTCCTTCTTTACTTCTGCAGCCTGCAACAGCTGCTGCCGCGTGACGTCGTGTTCTTCTTTCAGGCTGCGGACAGTTCAcgctggagtctgatatggaccgcatttaaactataatgtgaactgtcaaacaaaaacaaaccgagcattaaggcctgcggtctgaacgcagccttagtttcaataaacggatcaaagtAACGACATCATGATGCGATTTGTCAAAAACATGAAGTCATGCTCTGTCGGGTCGGTCAACTTCTGAAACGCTCGTTTTCTGGATGGAGTTTGGATCCATCAGGGTCAACGATGACGACGACAACGATGGCTGGAATCAGGTAACAGACCTGATAACAGCAGGGACCGCTCTGCTCTGTGGCGAGCAGAAGCTCCGCCCCTCAGATCTTTCAGTTCAATATTTTGTGTTGCTTTGACTTTCTACGTCACCGCGGTGCACTTCTGTGTGAACGCATCCGTACGGTGCACGCCCACTGCATACATTTAGGAGGCGTCGCCAGGTATCCCAGCATGCCTTGTGCAGTAAGGTAGCCGCTCCCCATAGACTTTGAATAAGCGGGATTCCGTAGTCAGTCAGCTGGAGGTCAGAGTTTGGCGTTTACCATGATCTGTCCGAAGGGTCCCATCTTCATGATGTTCTGGAACTGCTCGTACATGTCTCTGAGGGTGAACTGCcctggaggtcagaggtcacaggtcAGTGATCATACCCATAATGCAACGCGTGTTCTCCACTAGTTTTACTCTCCTCCACTTGAGTTAAATTTCAGCTCTGCTAACACGTCtaacaatcccacaatgcaacgTGTCACATCTCACCGTGTTTCAGTTTATCGATCAGCTCCTCGTTGTCGTCCAGTTTCAGCTCGTTCACTCTGTCAATCAAACCCTCGATGTCGCCCATCCCTGACAGGAAGAGGAGCGTTTCCATGGAAACAACATGTTATTTACTGCAGGTTGCACATATCTGAATAAGAGCAGAATTCATCAGGTGCTGCGTGACCACGGGAGTGTTTACCGAGCAGTTTGCTGATGAACGGCTGAGTCTTGAACGGCTCGAAGTCGTCGATGTGTTCTCCTGTTCCGATGAAGATGATCGGGCTCCTGGTGGCTGCCACGCTGACaggaaacagcagaagaagaacgtcAACACAACGCCGACaggaagcagcagaagaagagtcACTTTGACATCACACAGAGCTGTGACATCACGACGGGTCTTACGCGCTCAGAGCTCCTCCTCCTTTAGCGTGCCCGTCCAGTTTGGTGACGATCACGGACGCCACGTCCACCTTGTCTTTAAAGGCCTTGGCCTGAGACTCGCAGGCCTGACCGATCGACGCGTCCATCACGTACACGATGTTGTCCGGTTGCTAtggaaacacagaaagagagaaacatctGGAGGTGAAGAAAAACACTGGACTGTCTCAGGTACTGGCGGTGCGTTCAGGTACTCACCACAGCGTTGGAGACCTGCAGCATCTCCTCGAACAGCGAGTCTTCCTGTTTGTGTCGCCCGCTCGTGTCGACGATGATGATCTCAAAGTTCTCGCCTTTGAACTTCTCGACACCCTCTGCGGCGATAACCACCGGGTCCATCTCTGTGTaactgaacacaacacacagtgTGACACACTCAGCAGACCGCAGAGGACGCCACCTGTGTGAGCGTCGAGGACCAACTCACCTGCCGTAGAACGGGATTCTGGCTTTAGTGGCGTTCTGTTTCAGCTGATCGAAGGCAcctgagagaagagaggaggatcATCGAGGATGAAAATCTGCTGCTGAGACATTTGAAATACCAAAGCTGAAGGTGCGTGAAGCGGCGTGTCAGGTGAAGCGCCGTGGCGGGTCACTGAAGGTGCGTGAAGCGGCGTGTCGGGTGAAGCGGCGTGTGGGGTGTTTACCGGCTCTGAAGGTGTCGGCACAGATCAGACACGTCTTCCAGCCCTTCCTCTGGTAATAATAGGCCAGCTGCATGAAACAAAGCAGTCAGTGtgacgacagacagacagcagggggcgctCTGCATCAAACTACTGTTAAATCTGGATTAAGACAGGGGGCGGGGTTATGGCTCAGGTGCGTCGTGTCACCTTTGAGCAGGTTGTAGTTTTCCCGCTGCCCTGCAGACCAACAAACATGATGACGTTGTTCTTTCCTTTTGTGGGAGTCCAGGCCTTCACACCGGGGTCCACTAGCtggaaatacacacagtacacataatatacacacataatatacacacagtacacataatatacacacacccTGTAGTTAATTCTCAGTTTACTTGATGACTCAGGtaaattttactttaaagtTTAGAATCACATTTTTCTataaggtttaaaaataattgtCTCCCAGACTCTTCCAGGACTTTTCCAGGCCTGATGACCCGACCTTGACGAGCTCCTTGAAGACGGCGTGCTGGATCATCCTCCTCTTGTTCAGACCTGAAGCCATCTCCTCCAGATCTATGGCAGCCCTGCAGGGACAAAACCACAGTTCAGACACAGCTGCTGGACAGAACCGGACCAGGTTCAGATCCTGGATCAGGCGTTTTATACTCACTTGACGTTCTCTCTCAGCTGTTTGACCAGCTTGATGTTGACGTCGGCCTCCAGCAgagcagcacacacctccttcAGCATGGCATTTAACACCTGCAACACAGACAGGTGACTGCAGTGGGACCAGGACTCAGCCCGACCGCGGGCCCGGGACTCAGCCCGACCGCGGGCCCGGGACTCAGCCCGACCGCGGGCCCGGGACTCAGCCCGATCATTAAACTATTCGCTACTTGGGCATGAACGGTGAATGTAgatgtaaaagcgctttgagtggtcgaaaagactagaaaggcgctatacaaatacggagcttttacatttaacaaatgttttcactcgcactCTGTGGGAGCGCGGCAGCCCTCAGCGCTCGGCTCGCTTCCTGTCCTCTTCAGTGCAGAACACACGTGACAGATGATATAAGAGCAGCGTCGCTCTGAATCAGGTGCTGCGCAGCGAGCGTTTGATTGTCCAACGGCAGAAAGTGACgtgaacgcgagcggaggaaaatattctggcagtaaatgtccGGTGTCTGTTACAGCGTGTCGGCTTCTCAAggccaagaaaagtctgttgtttcccagcTGCTGGGAAAGTGAAGCCTGTTAGCGCTGAGTTAGCGAACATCTCCCCTTCAGCCTgagcagcttctacagcagctacagaaCATTAGCtcatttatagaaagtaactggaagctgcattttattactgcctacgtgttcatgttgagaacatcaggtccAAACTGAGACTAAACTGGCGCAGCCTGCAGCTCCGTCCTGCACAGACtggttcaattatttttcaggtttcagtcggaggtgactggaggagctgagctTAGTGAAGCTAATTACTGATGCAAACTCGTCCTGTTAAGCtcatgaggagacgtttctttctggattttaatgtgcaaataaaatgcacctcagaagggaggaggtttctcacgctgcctgttttttatattaatgtctacagataaatgtcacaGAAGGCAACGTGAACAGTCGt includes:
- the srp54 gene encoding signal recognition particle 54 kDa protein, with product MMFNDRAESRARGRAESRARGRAESRARGRAESWSHCSHLSVLQVLNAMLKEVCAALLEADVNIKLVKQLRENVKAAIDLEEMASGLNKRRMIQHAVFKELVKLVDPGVKAWTPTKGKNNVIMFVGLQGSGKTTTCSKLAYYYQRKGWKTCLICADTFRAGAFDQLKQNATKARIPFYGSYTEMDPVVIAAEGVEKFKGENFEIIIVDTSGRHKQEDSLFEEMLQVSNAVQPDNIVYVMDASIGQACESQAKAFKDKVDVASVIVTKLDGHAKGGGALSAVAATRSPIIFIGTGEHIDDFEPFKTQPFISKLLGMGDIEGLIDRVNELKLDDNEELIDKLKHGQFTLRDMYEQFQNIMKMGPFGQIMGMIPGFGTDFMSKGNEQESMARLKKLMTIMDSMNDQELDSKDGAKLFSKQPNRIQRVARGSGVATRDVQELLTQYTKFAQMVKKMGGIKGLFKGGDMSKNVNPSQMAKLNQQMAKMMDPRVLHHMGGMAGLQSMMRQFQQGAAGNMKGMMGFNNM